A window from Microbacterium ginsengiterrae encodes these proteins:
- a CDS encoding MFS transporter yields the protein MRFRLGPHVAFAAFGIFWGAWGASLPALRDAAGLTEAQLGTALLCVGAGALPAMLFTGRAVDRFGVRVAGLFLLALGAAGILLSWWARDPVSISVGMLLVGAASGASDVSANALAALGEARSGRRVITVSHGVFSSFVVVGSLGAGALRASGQEAVAVFAAAGALIGVAGATVLIRSNGRPVTAPAAVTAPSARTLARFWPFVVVGLIGALGFAAENGHQSWGAILLEDELQAGVGVASLAPATFAAAAAVTRFAVGASTRIPESVLLIVGGVVASAGAVVVAVAPGILVALCGVTLAAIGTSVLFPTLLSTALRGVADDRRGRATSAVGTTAYLGFVVGPVYVGLLAGLVGLRGAMLGIAALTVVFAVAAPAGRRLVARTAPRTLRRR from the coding sequence ATGCGTTTCCGACTCGGACCACATGTCGCATTCGCCGCCTTCGGGATCTTCTGGGGCGCGTGGGGAGCGTCACTCCCCGCCCTCCGCGACGCAGCAGGTCTGACCGAGGCGCAGCTCGGCACCGCGCTCCTCTGTGTCGGGGCCGGCGCCCTCCCCGCCATGCTCTTCACCGGCAGGGCCGTCGACCGCTTTGGCGTGCGGGTGGCCGGCCTGTTCCTCCTCGCGCTCGGGGCCGCCGGCATCCTGCTCTCCTGGTGGGCGAGGGATCCGGTCTCGATCTCGGTCGGGATGCTGCTGGTCGGGGCGGCCTCGGGCGCCTCCGATGTCTCGGCCAACGCGCTCGCGGCGCTCGGCGAGGCGAGAAGCGGTCGACGGGTCATCACCGTGAGCCACGGCGTCTTCTCGTCGTTCGTCGTCGTCGGCAGCCTCGGCGCCGGTGCGCTGCGCGCGAGCGGGCAGGAAGCGGTCGCCGTCTTCGCGGCCGCCGGTGCGCTCATCGGTGTCGCAGGCGCGACGGTGTTGATCCGCAGCAACGGGCGGCCGGTCACCGCCCCCGCCGCGGTCACCGCGCCTTCCGCACGAACGCTCGCACGGTTCTGGCCGTTCGTCGTCGTCGGGCTCATCGGTGCGCTCGGGTTCGCGGCGGAGAACGGTCATCAGAGTTGGGGGGCGATCCTCCTCGAGGACGAGCTGCAGGCAGGCGTCGGCGTCGCCTCCCTCGCGCCGGCGACCTTCGCCGCTGCCGCGGCTGTGACGCGCTTCGCGGTCGGAGCATCCACCCGCATCCCCGAGTCTGTGCTGCTCATCGTCGGTGGGGTGGTCGCGTCCGCCGGTGCCGTCGTCGTCGCAGTGGCTCCCGGCATCCTCGTCGCTCTGTGCGGGGTGACGCTCGCAGCGATCGGCACGTCGGTGCTGTTCCCCACGCTGCTCAGCACGGCGCTCCGAGGAGTCGCGGACGACCGACGCGGCCGGGCGACCTCGGCGGTCGGCACGACGGCGTACCTCGGCTTCGTCGTCGGGCCGGTCTACGTCGGACTGCTCGCCGGACTCGTCGGGCTTCGCGGTGCGATGCTCGGGATCGCAGCGCTCACGGTCGTGTTCGCCGTGGCGGCGCCGGCGGGGCGACGACTGGTCGCTAGAACCGCGCCGAGAACCCTCCGTCGACGTTGA
- a CDS encoding carbohydrate ABC transporter permease, with amino-acid sequence MTTTTAPSRGQQTARSAAPGGRRPRRRRSTLIGLAFAAPFIVGFLFLFAYPIAASAYYSFTDFNLFQSPEWVGVANYVQMFNDGVFWKSLANTAILTVFGVPLAIGIALAGAHLLNSPVRGQPLYRALIYLPSIVPVVVGGYLWRWMLNAEYGFINYFLSWFGIEGPAWLQNPDFTKPSIIFLSLWTVGGTMIIYLAALQEVPKELYEAAELDGAGVWRRFANVTWPTVSPVTLFQVIVSIIGFLQIFAQPYIMAQERLNQASAGPGQSMLSYAMYLYQNAFVFLKMGYASAMAWTLFIVTLVVSLIVLATSKKWVHDGNN; translated from the coding sequence GTGACAACGACGACCGCTCCGAGCCGGGGGCAGCAGACCGCGCGTTCTGCTGCCCCCGGCGGCCGCCGTCCTCGGCGACGGCGCTCGACGCTCATCGGCCTCGCCTTCGCCGCGCCGTTCATCGTCGGGTTCCTGTTCCTGTTCGCCTATCCGATCGCGGCCTCGGCGTACTACAGCTTCACGGACTTCAACCTGTTCCAGTCGCCCGAATGGGTGGGCGTGGCCAACTACGTCCAGATGTTCAACGACGGGGTGTTCTGGAAGTCGCTCGCCAACACCGCGATCCTCACCGTCTTCGGCGTTCCTCTTGCGATCGGCATCGCCCTGGCCGGCGCCCACCTGTTGAACTCTCCGGTGCGCGGGCAGCCCCTGTACCGTGCGCTCATCTATCTGCCTTCGATCGTGCCTGTCGTCGTCGGCGGTTACCTCTGGCGGTGGATGCTCAACGCCGAGTACGGCTTCATCAACTACTTCCTCTCCTGGTTCGGCATCGAGGGGCCGGCCTGGCTGCAGAATCCGGACTTCACCAAACCGTCGATCATCTTCCTGTCGCTGTGGACGGTCGGCGGCACCATGATCATCTACCTCGCGGCACTGCAGGAGGTCCCCAAGGAGCTCTACGAAGCCGCCGAGCTCGACGGTGCGGGGGTATGGCGCAGGTTCGCCAATGTCACGTGGCCCACGGTCTCGCCGGTCACGCTCTTCCAGGTGATCGTGAGCATCATCGGATTCCTGCAGATCTTCGCCCAGCCGTACATCATGGCCCAGGAGCGGCTGAATCAGGCCAGCGCGGGGCCGGGTCAGTCGATGCTCTCGTATGCGATGTACCTGTACCAGAACGCGTTCGTGTTCCTGAAGATGGGCTACGCCTCGGCGATGGCGTGGACGCTGTTCATCGTCACGCTGGTCGTGAGCCTCATCGTCCTGGCCACGTCGAAGAAGTGGGTGCACGATGGCAACAACTGA
- a CDS encoding ArsR/SmtB family transcription factor, which translates to MPGRPVYRTMPGELPHPDREDIQLTEVLFALSDPDRLTIARQLRGGPLDMAVCHTTDPDLPKSTRSHLMKVLREAGVIRNDPNGRRRTLSLREDDLEARFPGLVDAVLGDQGAV; encoded by the coding sequence ATGCCGGGGCGTCCGGTCTATCGAACCATGCCAGGAGAGCTCCCGCACCCGGATCGGGAGGACATTCAACTCACCGAGGTCCTCTTCGCCCTCAGTGACCCCGATCGCCTGACGATCGCGCGACAGTTGCGCGGTGGACCACTCGACATGGCCGTCTGCCACACGACCGACCCCGACCTTCCCAAGTCGACGCGCTCGCATCTGATGAAGGTGCTCCGCGAGGCCGGGGTGATCCGCAACGACCCGAACGGCCGTCGCCGCACCCTCAGCCTTCGCGAAGACGACCTCGAGGCCCGGTTTCCCGGGTTGGTGGATGCCGTGCTCGGCGATCAGGGAGCGGTGTAG
- a CDS encoding SDR family NAD(P)-dependent oxidoreductase, whose translation MAQYDVSDRSAIVTGAGSGIGKAVALLLAKNGASVVVNDLDPDAAQAVTDEIRSAGGVAEASPGDATDAAWIASSVELAGTLAPLRIGVNNAGIGGATAPTAEYDDADWDKVIALNLNAVFRNMKAQIPAILAAGGGSVVNIASILGSVGFAGSPAYVTAKHGVVGMTKSAALEYSAQGVRVNSVGPGFIDTPLLAQMDAEAKEFLVSKHPIGRLGKADEVANLVAFLASDAASFITGSYHLVDGGYTAP comes from the coding sequence ATGGCTCAGTACGATGTCTCAGACCGTTCGGCGATCGTCACCGGAGCAGGCAGCGGGATCGGCAAGGCCGTCGCGCTGCTCCTCGCGAAGAACGGCGCCTCCGTCGTCGTGAACGACCTCGACCCCGACGCCGCGCAGGCGGTGACCGACGAGATCCGCTCCGCGGGCGGCGTCGCCGAGGCCTCCCCGGGCGATGCGACGGATGCCGCGTGGATCGCGTCTTCGGTCGAACTGGCGGGCACCCTCGCTCCGCTGCGAATCGGCGTGAACAACGCCGGTATCGGAGGGGCGACCGCACCGACCGCCGAGTACGACGACGCGGACTGGGACAAGGTCATCGCCCTCAACCTCAACGCGGTGTTCCGCAACATGAAGGCGCAGATCCCCGCGATCCTCGCCGCAGGCGGCGGCTCGGTGGTCAACATCGCGTCGATTCTCGGCAGTGTCGGGTTCGCCGGCTCCCCCGCCTACGTCACCGCCAAGCACGGCGTGGTCGGCATGACGAAGTCGGCGGCGCTGGAGTATTCCGCGCAGGGCGTGCGCGTGAACTCCGTCGGGCCCGGGTTCATCGACACGCCCCTGCTCGCGCAGATGGATGCCGAGGCGAAGGAGTTCCTCGTCTCGAAGCATCCGATCGGCCGCCTCGGCAAAGCCGACGAGGTCGCGAACCTCGTGGCCTTCCTCGCCAGTGACGCCGCGAGCTTCATCACGGGCAGCTACCACCTGGTCGACGGCGGCTACACCGCTCCCTGA
- a CDS encoding ABC transporter substrate-binding protein codes for MQLQHQKTWRVVGAAAMAAVTVAGLAGCASGGADADGKTEITFSYLWGGAEAEALEEIIADFNDSQDEIVVKGVSSPDQQKQLTSMSSSNGSFDISDNFGNNVGAWASKGVLAPLDEAIAAEGIDIDDFIPSAMEQMIYDGTTYALPIAIHSFQLLYNKTLLDEAGITPPTTMDELAAAAQALTVEEDGKITRLGLGSANDSTTLTTLGFAFGGSWDDADGPTPADAGNLEALEWYQENIIEPVGAEKMAAFVSGQGEYLSAQDPFFSGKVAMIIDGEWRSASAANVAPELDWGVTAIPAASPELENSTQVTASTLFIPANSTHKEEAATFLAYLVSDEPMEKFSLALGNLPGRTSLAGSEVFSELENFEVWADAATSPNAKSLASAPYSAEYAADLKAAFDEIVRLTSTPEEAIATVESRMSSYSSK; via the coding sequence ATGCAGTTGCAGCACCAGAAGACATGGCGGGTTGTCGGCGCCGCAGCAATGGCGGCCGTGACCGTCGCCGGGCTCGCGGGATGCGCGTCCGGCGGCGCGGACGCGGACGGCAAGACCGAGATCACGTTCTCCTACCTGTGGGGCGGCGCTGAAGCGGAGGCCCTCGAGGAGATCATCGCGGACTTCAACGACAGCCAGGACGAGATCGTCGTCAAGGGCGTCTCGAGCCCCGACCAGCAGAAGCAGCTCACCTCGATGTCGTCGTCGAACGGGTCCTTCGACATCTCCGACAACTTCGGCAACAACGTCGGCGCGTGGGCGTCGAAGGGCGTGCTCGCCCCGCTCGACGAGGCGATCGCGGCGGAGGGGATCGACATCGACGACTTCATCCCCAGCGCGATGGAGCAGATGATCTACGACGGGACGACGTACGCGCTGCCCATCGCGATCCACAGCTTCCAGCTGCTCTACAACAAGACTCTGCTCGATGAGGCGGGCATCACCCCGCCGACCACGATGGACGAACTCGCGGCCGCGGCCCAGGCGCTCACCGTCGAGGAGGATGGCAAGATCACCCGGCTCGGTCTCGGATCGGCCAACGACAGCACGACGCTGACGACCCTCGGGTTCGCGTTCGGTGGCAGCTGGGACGACGCCGACGGCCCCACGCCGGCGGATGCCGGCAATCTCGAGGCCCTCGAGTGGTACCAGGAGAACATCATCGAGCCGGTCGGCGCGGAGAAGATGGCCGCGTTCGTCTCCGGGCAGGGCGAGTACCTCTCGGCGCAGGATCCGTTCTTCAGCGGCAAGGTCGCCATGATCATCGACGGCGAATGGCGTTCGGCCAGCGCCGCCAACGTGGCCCCCGAGCTCGACTGGGGTGTGACGGCGATCCCCGCCGCATCGCCCGAGCTCGAGAACAGCACGCAGGTGACGGCGAGCACGCTGTTCATCCCGGCGAACTCCACGCACAAGGAAGAGGCGGCGACCTTCCTCGCGTACCTCGTCAGCGACGAGCCGATGGAGAAGTTCAGCCTCGCTCTGGGCAACCTGCCCGGCCGCACGTCCCTCGCCGGCAGTGAGGTGTTCTCCGAACTGGAGAACTTCGAGGTGTGGGCGGATGCCGCGACCTCCCCGAACGCGAAGTCGCTGGCCAGCGCGCCGTACAGCGCCGAGTACGCCGCCGACCTCAAGGCGGCCTTCGACGAGATCGTCCGCCTCACCTCCACTCCGGAGGAGGCGATCGCCACGGTCGAGTCGCGCATGTCGAGCTACTCCAGCAAGTGA
- a CDS encoding N-acetylmannosamine-6-phosphate 2-epimerase — MTHPLPAVLASLAGGLVVSVQANDGTPVRDVAVIAALAESALLGGARALRLNGPEDVRRVRAVTDVPIIGLHKVHNGTRNIITPEVGLAVSLAEAGADIIAVDATAEHLGTDFGLLGEIVAATGRPVMADVSTLDDGLRARDNGASIVGTTLSGYTPESRRGEEPDVQLIAELVGAGIPTIAEGRYRTPEQVAAAFDAGAFAVVVGGAITDPIAITRRFVDVTPGARE; from the coding sequence ATGACACATCCTCTTCCCGCCGTCCTCGCATCGCTCGCCGGCGGCCTCGTCGTCTCCGTGCAGGCGAACGACGGAACGCCGGTGCGCGACGTCGCGGTCATCGCCGCGCTCGCCGAGTCGGCTCTGCTCGGTGGTGCACGCGCGCTACGACTGAACGGGCCGGAGGACGTGCGCCGCGTTCGGGCGGTCACCGACGTTCCGATCATCGGCCTGCACAAGGTGCACAACGGCACCCGCAACATCATCACTCCCGAGGTCGGCCTGGCCGTCAGCCTCGCGGAAGCCGGTGCGGACATCATCGCGGTGGATGCCACGGCTGAACATCTCGGGACGGACTTCGGGCTGCTGGGGGAGATCGTCGCCGCCACAGGCCGACCGGTGATGGCAGACGTCTCGACCCTCGACGACGGCCTGCGGGCGCGGGACAACGGCGCATCCATCGTCGGAACGACCCTGTCGGGCTACACCCCCGAGTCCCGCCGCGGTGAGGAGCCCGATGTGCAGCTCATCGCCGAACTCGTCGGCGCAGGCATCCCCACCATCGCCGAAGGCCGCTACCGGACGCCGGAGCAGGTCGCGGCGGCGTTCGATGCGGGTGCGTTCGCGGTCGTGGTGGGCGGCGCCATCACGGACCCGATCGCGATCACCCGACGATTCGTCGACGTCACCCCCGGCGCACGCGAATGA
- a CDS encoding ROK family protein, which produces MIVGVDIGGTKIAAAVFAQGDGGRLRMASPTRVVPTPATAGGAAVVRAVAELVSGFGDADAVTAVGVGTAGVVGSDGAIASSTDAITGWAGLPLRAALEDAVGIEVSVLNDVHAAAVAEAAQGAGAGSRDVLMVTVGTGIGGAVVFDEILRRGETGTAGSLGHVEVSMRDALADRRCPCGGRGHVEAVASGPAMEQTYLERTGARRGLRDIAEAAAHGDAVAVEVIEEGARLLGRALASANALLDVGTIVIGGGVAEIGERYLGAVAESYRDAAMPGPARARIVAAALGVNATLTGAAITAAQR; this is translated from the coding sequence ATGATCGTCGGAGTCGACATCGGCGGCACGAAGATCGCCGCCGCGGTGTTCGCCCAGGGCGACGGCGGTCGACTGCGCATGGCCTCGCCGACCCGTGTCGTGCCCACTCCGGCGACGGCCGGTGGCGCCGCCGTCGTCCGTGCGGTGGCCGAGCTCGTCTCGGGCTTCGGTGATGCGGATGCCGTCACGGCTGTCGGCGTGGGGACGGCCGGAGTCGTCGGTTCCGACGGCGCGATCGCATCGTCGACGGATGCGATCACCGGTTGGGCCGGGCTGCCGCTGCGCGCGGCCCTTGAGGATGCCGTCGGCATCGAGGTCTCGGTGCTCAACGACGTGCATGCCGCGGCTGTCGCCGAAGCCGCTCAGGGAGCGGGTGCCGGGTCCCGCGACGTGCTGATGGTGACGGTCGGAACCGGGATCGGGGGCGCGGTCGTATTCGACGAGATCCTGCGCCGGGGCGAGACGGGCACCGCCGGCTCTCTCGGCCATGTCGAGGTGTCGATGCGGGATGCCCTGGCAGACCGTCGATGCCCGTGCGGCGGTCGCGGACATGTGGAGGCGGTGGCATCCGGCCCGGCGATGGAGCAGACGTATCTCGAGCGGACGGGCGCGCGACGCGGCCTGCGTGACATCGCCGAGGCAGCCGCGCACGGTGACGCGGTCGCCGTCGAGGTGATCGAGGAAGGCGCTCGCCTGCTCGGCAGGGCGCTGGCGTCGGCCAACGCCCTGCTCGACGTCGGGACGATCGTGATCGGCGGCGGGGTCGCCGAGATCGGCGAGCGTTACCTCGGCGCGGTCGCGGAGAGTTATCGGGATGCCGCGATGCCAGGGCCGGCCCGTGCGCGGATCGTGGCCGCGGCACTGGGTGTGAATGCCACACTGACGGGCGCGGCGATCACCGCGGCCCAGCGCTGA
- a CDS encoding LacI family DNA-binding transcriptional regulator, whose product MNSKRVTMRDVAAEAGVAPMTVSYTYTRPTRVAAATRDRVLAAAARLGYAGPDPVARSLRNGATRNLGVILGERLNYAFEDPQAARFLAGVSQVCVDNRLGLVLIPSTGDADDAERVREAAVDGFVLWTTDAADPVLDAVVATGRPAAIQGGPDVDGIQVVAADDREAARAVAGHMLAGAVSPLILSHPFDRERWTGLTRGPSTDVAFPVTRERLAGFRDAVEQTGGDWAETPVAVAARNTREDGRRTTEAALSGFDADEQPDVVIAMSDQLAAGARDAQGAGVRISGWDDSETAQALGFSSIRQSLYDQGVACASIAAGLMTTVGVPAWSLVQRG is encoded by the coding sequence GTGAACAGTAAGCGGGTGACGATGCGTGACGTCGCGGCGGAGGCCGGCGTCGCCCCGATGACCGTCAGCTACACGTACACCCGCCCCACCCGTGTCGCCGCGGCCACCCGCGATCGGGTCCTCGCCGCGGCCGCCCGCCTCGGATACGCGGGGCCCGATCCCGTGGCGAGATCGTTGCGCAACGGGGCGACGCGTAACCTCGGCGTGATCCTCGGAGAGCGGCTGAACTACGCCTTCGAGGACCCGCAGGCCGCGCGCTTCCTCGCCGGCGTCTCGCAGGTCTGCGTCGACAACCGCCTCGGTCTCGTGCTCATCCCCAGCACCGGCGACGCCGACGATGCCGAACGCGTGCGCGAGGCGGCGGTCGACGGGTTCGTGCTCTGGACGACGGACGCAGCGGACCCGGTCCTCGACGCCGTGGTCGCCACCGGCCGACCGGCCGCGATCCAGGGCGGGCCCGATGTCGACGGCATCCAGGTCGTCGCCGCGGATGACCGCGAGGCGGCACGGGCCGTCGCCGGGCACATGCTCGCCGGCGCCGTGTCACCGCTGATCCTGTCGCATCCGTTCGATCGCGAGCGATGGACCGGGCTCACCCGCGGCCCGAGCACGGACGTGGCCTTCCCCGTCACTCGGGAGCGCCTCGCGGGATTCCGGGATGCCGTCGAGCAGACCGGCGGCGACTGGGCGGAGACCCCCGTGGCCGTCGCCGCCCGCAACACCCGCGAGGACGGCAGGCGCACGACCGAGGCGGCGCTCTCGGGCTTCGACGCCGACGAGCAACCGGATGTCGTCATCGCGATGAGCGATCAGCTCGCCGCGGGAGCACGGGATGCGCAGGGCGCGGGCGTGCGGATCAGCGGGTGGGATGACAGCGAGACCGCGCAGGCGCTCGGGTTCTCCAGCATCCGCCAGTCGCTCTACGACCAGGGCGTGGCGTGCGCGTCCATCGCCGCGGGCCTGATGACGACGGTCGGGGTGCCCGCCTGGTCGCTCGTGCAACGCGGATAG
- a CDS encoding carbohydrate ABC transporter permease has translation MATTERPVRSPRRRLTRSIRQQISVALLALVFLFPLLVMVSTAFKTPNDVFSSPPTLLPTEWTLDNFAEAFAQIPIWRYLANTLFVSGMSILGTIIACPLVAYSLAKVRWRGARPLLILVLATMMLPPQVTLIPLFLVWNGLGATNTYLPLIVPAFLGTPFFIFMIRQFLLAVPDELIEAARLDGASEFRTYATIVLPLARPAIVTAAIFQFVWAWTDFLNPLIYLNDESTYTLSLGLYAFFGENDVAWGPLMAACVLFTLPAVVIFLIGQKFFIGGAAAGALK, from the coding sequence ATGGCAACAACTGAACGCCCGGTGCGCTCCCCGCGCCGCCGGCTGACCCGCAGCATCCGTCAGCAGATCTCCGTCGCGCTGCTCGCGCTGGTGTTCCTGTTCCCGCTCCTGGTGATGGTCTCGACGGCGTTCAAGACGCCGAACGACGTCTTCTCCTCGCCGCCGACGCTCCTGCCGACGGAATGGACGCTGGACAACTTCGCCGAGGCGTTCGCGCAGATACCGATCTGGCGGTACCTCGCCAACACGCTGTTCGTCTCGGGGATGAGCATCCTCGGCACGATCATCGCCTGCCCCCTGGTCGCGTACTCACTGGCCAAGGTGCGCTGGCGCGGAGCGCGCCCGCTGCTCATCCTCGTCCTCGCGACGATGATGCTGCCGCCGCAGGTCACGCTGATTCCTCTGTTCCTCGTCTGGAACGGACTCGGCGCGACGAACACCTACCTGCCGCTCATCGTGCCCGCCTTTCTCGGGACGCCGTTCTTCATCTTCATGATCCGGCAGTTCCTACTCGCCGTCCCCGACGAGCTCATCGAGGCGGCGCGACTGGACGGAGCATCCGAGTTCCGCACCTACGCCACCATCGTCCTGCCGCTCGCGCGCCCCGCCATCGTCACTGCAGCGATCTTCCAGTTCGTGTGGGCATGGACCGATTTCCTCAATCCCCTCATCTATCTGAACGACGAGTCGACCTACACGCTGTCCCTCGGGCTGTACGCCTTCTTCGGGGAGAATGACGTCGCCTGGGGCCCGCTCATGGCCGCATGCGTCTTGTTCACCCTGCCGGCCGTGGTCATCTTCCTCATCGGTCAGAAATTCTTCATCGGCGGCGCAGCCGCAGGAGCTCTCAAATGA
- a CDS encoding SDR family oxidoreductase produces the protein MALALVTGAARANSIAAEIVPRLIVDGWDVVTSDLADVDYPCDLSSPTAPDDLMDAVTADHGPVSALVLSHAHDVESGILTTTAASFDAHVAVNARASLLLIAAFARQIPPTGGAIVALTSDHTTGNLPYGASKGALDRIVISAARELGPIGISANVVNPGPIDTGWMGDDLPAALVPAHPLGRLGTPADIAAVVSFLISDEGRWVSGQLLNVDGGFSARF, from the coding sequence ATGGCTCTCGCTCTCGTCACCGGCGCCGCCCGCGCCAACAGCATCGCGGCGGAGATCGTGCCGCGCCTCATCGTGGACGGCTGGGATGTCGTCACCAGCGACCTCGCGGATGTCGACTACCCCTGCGACCTGTCCTCCCCGACCGCTCCGGACGATCTCATGGATGCCGTCACGGCGGACCACGGGCCGGTGAGCGCGCTCGTGCTCAGTCACGCGCACGACGTCGAGTCCGGCATCCTCACGACGACAGCGGCGAGCTTCGATGCGCACGTCGCCGTCAACGCACGAGCGAGCCTGCTGCTCATCGCGGCGTTCGCGCGACAGATCCCGCCGACCGGCGGCGCGATCGTCGCCCTCACGAGCGATCACACGACGGGGAACCTGCCCTACGGGGCATCCAAGGGCGCGCTCGATCGCATCGTGATCTCCGCGGCGCGCGAGCTCGGACCGATCGGCATCTCGGCGAACGTCGTCAACCCCGGCCCCATCGACACCGGATGGATGGGCGACGACCTGCCCGCCGCGCTCGTGCCGGCGCATCCGCTCGGCCGACTCGGCACCCCTGCCGACATCGCCGCCGTCGTCTCGTTCCTCATCTCCGACGAGGGGCGCTGGGTGTCGGGGCAGCTGCTCAACGTCGACGGAGGGTTCTCGGCGCGGTTCTAG
- a CDS encoding VOC family protein codes for MTVTGPDFISLQVSDLARSAEFYETRLGLTRQAGPPSAVVFATTPIAFAVRAASPEFDVAATDHPGAGVALWLHATDSQALHDELVASGVPIATAPVDGPFGRTFTFIDPDGYRVTVHDKA; via the coding sequence ATGACCGTCACCGGACCCGACTTCATCTCGCTGCAGGTGAGCGATCTCGCCCGCTCCGCGGAGTTCTATGAGACCCGTCTCGGGCTGACCAGACAGGCCGGTCCGCCGAGCGCCGTGGTGTTCGCGACGACGCCGATCGCGTTCGCCGTGCGCGCGGCATCTCCCGAGTTCGACGTGGCCGCCACCGATCACCCCGGCGCCGGCGTCGCCCTGTGGCTCCACGCAACCGACAGCCAAGCCCTGCATGACGAGCTCGTGGCATCCGGCGTGCCGATCGCCACCGCACCGGTCGACGGACCCTTCGGCCGCACGTTCACGTTCATCGACCCCGACGGGTACCGCGTGACGGTCCACGACAAGGCCTGA
- a CDS encoding MarR family winged helix-turn-helix transcriptional regulator has translation MSASGIELETSLGYLIKETSSALREAMEAVLRPLGMTITHYSCLELLAQRPGLSNSELARGTFVTRQSMNVLLQRLEREGVVTRPDAAPSGRALPTKLTDRGRRQLAEASAAVRSVEDAMLSGLSSEARGELREHLRSCVAALREAAPRI, from the coding sequence ATGAGCGCCAGTGGCATCGAACTCGAGACCTCGTTGGGATATCTCATCAAGGAGACGTCCAGTGCGCTTCGCGAGGCGATGGAGGCGGTCCTGCGACCGCTGGGGATGACGATCACTCATTACTCATGCCTGGAACTCCTCGCGCAGCGCCCCGGATTGTCGAACTCGGAGCTCGCGCGCGGGACGTTCGTCACGCGTCAGTCGATGAACGTGCTGCTGCAGCGGCTCGAGCGGGAGGGCGTCGTCACGCGCCCGGATGCTGCGCCGTCGGGTCGCGCGCTCCCGACGAAGCTCACCGACCGGGGCAGGAGGCAACTGGCGGAGGCGAGTGCGGCGGTGCGGAGCGTGGAGGACGCGATGCTCAGCGGGCTCTCGAGTGAGGCGCGGGGGGAGTTGCGGGAGCATCTGCGAAGTTGTGTGGCGGCGCTGCGTGAGGCCGCGCCTCGTATATAG